A DNA window from Acinetobacter sp. 10FS3-1 contains the following coding sequences:
- the drmB gene encoding DUF1998 domain-containing protein yields MSSNNRAYRSSQLISPFGPGCIIELGEESLILVDPQLWPKKLEEIKLDRLTKEAGVWALKKPPVIKGISEKLTKDNSLMAVRFPKWMFCPRCRKLELWRKDIGKTNYDGVPVCSNEKCKDKVLVPMRFVAACEHGHLRDVPWNIWAHRNSKESCSSPELYFKSSPEKGSGLDALYIECTNPNCGAKNDLKNLMSKGALAGIKCYGNQPWEYDNKECSEELKVLQRGASNLYYSIIRSALDIPYDEVSVGNPTYDLIKKSQDFEDLLRAIDQNSDRKIQKFAEWIAEEFGLTEQEVIRAATSQEKEQRTFKIPQDKDLRIAEWDILSSTNIEQKKSKTFKAEILEWNTPITFGFEKIIDKVVLLHKLREVRAFCGFERISPSDNIVKPESAQQSSSWLPATEVYGEGIFLQFDQTYLDDWESNLSIEMKKRIEDFLNRHANASSNYLPIPTAKFLVLHTFSHLLIRQLSFESGYSSGSLRERIYADEGQAGLLIYTADGDSEGSLGGLVQQGKLKTLLPLILATLENSHWCSNDPICSEMEAQGVMSLNKAACHSCTLVSETSCEHNNLLLDRKILIDEEEKGFFSQILMKARELD; encoded by the coding sequence ATGTCATCAAATAATAGAGCATATCGTAGTTCCCAGTTAATTAGTCCATTTGGTCCTGGTTGTATTATTGAGCTAGGAGAGGAGTCACTAATTTTAGTGGATCCACAGTTATGGCCGAAAAAATTAGAAGAAATTAAGCTCGATAGATTAACCAAAGAGGCAGGTGTTTGGGCTTTAAAGAAACCACCTGTAATTAAAGGTATATCTGAGAAACTTACAAAAGATAATTCTTTAATGGCTGTAAGATTTCCTAAATGGATGTTCTGTCCACGTTGTAGAAAATTAGAGCTATGGCGAAAAGATATAGGGAAGACAAACTACGATGGGGTTCCTGTCTGTTCGAATGAAAAATGCAAAGACAAAGTATTAGTTCCTATGCGGTTCGTTGCAGCTTGTGAACATGGACATTTACGTGATGTTCCTTGGAACATTTGGGCTCATAGAAATAGTAAAGAAAGTTGTTCAAGCCCAGAGTTATATTTTAAATCATCTCCAGAAAAAGGAAGTGGATTGGATGCTCTTTATATTGAGTGCACAAACCCTAACTGTGGTGCTAAAAATGATCTAAAAAATCTAATGAGCAAAGGAGCTTTAGCTGGAATTAAGTGTTATGGAAATCAGCCTTGGGAATATGATAACAAAGAGTGCTCTGAGGAATTAAAGGTGCTGCAACGTGGTGCTAGTAACCTCTATTACTCCATAATCAGATCCGCGCTGGATATTCCATACGATGAAGTAAGTGTGGGTAACCCTACATACGATTTAATAAAAAAGTCACAAGATTTTGAAGATTTATTGCGTGCGATAGATCAAAACAGTGATAGAAAAATACAAAAATTTGCTGAATGGATTGCAGAAGAGTTTGGGTTAACTGAACAAGAGGTTATTCGTGCAGCTACTAGTCAAGAAAAGGAGCAGAGGACATTTAAAATACCTCAAGATAAGGATCTTCGAATAGCAGAGTGGGATATATTATCTTCAACAAATATTGAGCAAAAAAAATCTAAAACTTTTAAAGCTGAAATATTAGAGTGGAATACTCCTATTACTTTTGGGTTTGAAAAAATTATAGATAAAGTAGTACTACTACATAAATTACGTGAAGTAAGAGCATTTTGTGGATTTGAAAGAATTTCACCTAGTGACAATATTGTTAAACCAGAATCCGCTCAACAATCTTCCTCTTGGTTACCTGCTACAGAAGTTTATGGGGAAGGTATTTTCTTACAGTTTGATCAAACATACCTTGATGATTGGGAGTCTAATCTTTCTATAGAAATGAAAAAAAGAATCGAGGACTTCCTGAATCGTCACGCTAACGCCTCGTCTAATTATTTACCTATCCCTACTGCTAAGTTTTTAGTCCTGCATACATTTTCTCATTTACTCATTAGACAACTTAGTTTTGAAAGTGGATATTCGAGCGGCTCTTTAAGAGAACGTATTTATGCTGATGAGGGGCAAGCAGGGCTTTTAATTTACACTGCAGATGGTGATTCAGAGGGAAGTCTAGGCGGACTAGTGCAACAAGGTAAATTAAAAACCTTATTGCCATTAATATTAGCCACATTAGAAAACTCTCATTGGTGCTCAAATGACCCGATATGTAGTGAAATGGAAGCTCAAGGAGTGATGAGTCTCAATAAGGCTGCGTGTCATTCATGTACATTAGTTTCGGAAACAAGTTGTGAACACAATAACTTACTGTTAGATAGGAAAATATTAATAGATGAAGAAGAGAAAGGATTTTTCAGTCAGATTCTGATGAAAGCTAGAGAGTTAGACTAA
- a CDS encoding AAA family ATPase: protein MPNAREISEEQQDIFEEAPLEGCILVSGPPGTGKTVIAFLRAQLIAKKKIDVTVLMFNRVLKRYTENVAEDLGDLVATNTMHTWFPEWWNKHKIQNHSFIFPIIKDNKVYLNCPYEAKENIKHLGGKWQSTHPLTNKKPGMWYVDKTKYESSPDSYEQWCKSYDPLKLDEWKFDWGQMKDIYVELEEDKMIDWGHIIIDEGQDFEAGFYSFLHMASRQLEKGGITVLADENQRLEEEHHSSLQDIRQALRIANKPERQFVLNKNFRNTTAIAKLAGYFYVGLETGIPDLPNKIGVNPLLLKNINVEEQIKYICNTLKFRGALEVGIIVDNESDRKLFFEGLTSQLTNYSVQTYTSRDPQLSRNLVFDKQGIVSILNRKSCKGLEFDMVFVPQLQKIKVDDSNLTTFKMNMYVICSRARSELVFMCDKGETGSPEILNHFPSQDSQLIEYRELA from the coding sequence ATGCCTAATGCCCGTGAAATAAGTGAAGAACAACAAGACATATTTGAAGAAGCCCCTCTAGAAGGCTGTATATTAGTTTCTGGACCTCCAGGAACAGGCAAGACCGTTATTGCTTTTTTACGTGCACAGCTTATAGCTAAGAAGAAAATAGATGTAACGGTATTAATGTTTAATAGAGTATTAAAACGCTATACCGAAAATGTAGCTGAAGATCTTGGAGATTTAGTTGCAACCAATACTATGCATACTTGGTTTCCAGAGTGGTGGAATAAGCACAAAATTCAAAATCATTCATTTATCTTTCCAATTATTAAAGATAATAAGGTGTATTTAAATTGTCCTTATGAAGCGAAGGAAAATATCAAACACCTTGGAGGCAAATGGCAAAGTACTCATCCTTTGACTAATAAAAAGCCAGGAATGTGGTATGTAGACAAGACAAAGTATGAGTCCTCACCAGATAGCTATGAACAGTGGTGTAAATCGTATGATCCTCTAAAATTAGATGAATGGAAGTTTGATTGGGGACAAATGAAGGATATCTATGTTGAGCTAGAAGAAGATAAAATGATTGACTGGGGGCATATTATTATTGATGAAGGCCAAGACTTTGAAGCAGGTTTCTACTCATTTTTGCATATGGCCAGTAGACAATTAGAAAAGGGCGGGATTACAGTTTTAGCAGATGAAAATCAGCGTTTAGAAGAAGAACATCATTCCAGCCTTCAAGATATAAGACAAGCTCTACGCATTGCCAACAAGCCAGAGCGACAGTTTGTATTAAATAAAAATTTCAGAAATACTACAGCGATCGCTAAGCTAGCTGGATATTTTTATGTAGGATTAGAAACTGGGATACCAGATCTTCCTAATAAAATTGGAGTTAATCCCTTACTCTTGAAAAATATAAATGTTGAAGAACAAATTAAATATATTTGTAATACTCTAAAGTTCAGAGGTGCTCTGGAGGTCGGAATTATTGTTGATAATGAATCTGATAGGAAATTATTTTTTGAAGGTCTAACTTCCCAGCTGACAAACTATAGTGTACAAACTTATACCAGCAGAGATCCTCAACTGAGTAGAAATCTTGTATTTGATAAGCAAGGTATTGTTAGCATTCTAAATCGAAAAAGCTGTAAGGGTTTAGAATTTGACATGGTATTCGTGCCACAATTACAAAAGATAAAAGTTGATGATTCCAATTTGACAACTTTTAAAATGAATATGTATGTGATTTGTTCTAGAGCCCGATCAGAACTAGTGTTTATGTGTGATAAAGGAGAGACCGGTTCTCCTGAGATATTAAATCATTTTCCTTCACAAGATTCGCAACTAATTGAATATAGAGAGCTAGCTTAA
- the tnpC gene encoding IS66 family transposase, with amino-acid sequence MNTLPDLSQLTHEQLLEFTRQLALQHQSLAQSNQQLDARVQHLEVTNQQLDSKVQHLSILNQKYEHELALFKQHKFGSKNEHLTAKQIHLWDEAVEEDIAAVDLELERLNADKTDAATHKAKANKPKRRLLPDHLHTIRIEHEPASTQCSCGCQLRRIGEDISEKLHFRPAQFYKEQHVRGKWVCDQCDTLTQQAMPAYVIDKGIASPELLSHVLVSKYADHLPLYRQRLIYQRAGIELSRSTLSDWIGRCGVELEPLANALKEVVLQQQVLHADETPVTIMRMGENDKKPKKGYVWAYATTQYNPVQAVIYDFQDSRSGQHAAEFLKGWQGYLVCDDYSGYKARFKSGQVIEVGCMAHARRKFHELHVTGKSQVAEQALVLIQKLYAIEAELRKKTDGTAEDRREYRQQHSQPVMQQLYEWLNQHHLTVPSSSPTAKAINYTLKRWPALSRYLDDGNLPICNNWVENQMRPWALGRKNWLFAGSLRSGQRAANIMTLIQSAKLNGLDPYAYLSDVLKRLPTHKVTQIEELLPHCWKPKSN; translated from the coding sequence ATGAATACGCTGCCTGACTTAAGCCAACTGACCCATGAACAACTGCTGGAATTCACCAGGCAGTTGGCGCTGCAGCATCAGTCTCTAGCACAATCAAACCAGCAATTAGATGCCAGAGTTCAACATCTTGAAGTCACCAATCAGCAATTAGATTCTAAAGTTCAACATCTTTCTATTCTCAATCAAAAATACGAGCATGAACTCGCACTATTTAAACAGCACAAATTCGGCAGTAAAAACGAACATCTCACTGCAAAACAAATCCATCTTTGGGATGAAGCGGTCGAAGAAGATATTGCAGCCGTTGATCTGGAACTGGAACGGCTGAATGCAGATAAAACCGATGCAGCGACACACAAAGCCAAAGCAAATAAACCTAAACGTCGACTGCTGCCCGATCATCTACACACCATCCGTATTGAGCATGAACCTGCATCAACCCAATGCAGTTGTGGCTGCCAGTTACGTCGTATCGGCGAAGATATCAGTGAAAAACTGCATTTCAGACCGGCACAGTTCTACAAGGAACAGCATGTCCGTGGCAAATGGGTCTGTGATCAGTGTGACACCCTGACTCAGCAAGCGATGCCTGCCTATGTGATTGATAAAGGCATTGCTTCACCTGAACTGCTCAGCCATGTGCTGGTATCGAAGTATGCCGATCATTTACCGCTGTACCGTCAGCGTCTGATCTATCAGCGGGCGGGAATCGAGCTTTCTAGATCAACGTTATCTGACTGGATAGGTCGCTGCGGTGTAGAACTGGAGCCTCTGGCCAATGCCTTAAAAGAGGTGGTACTACAACAGCAGGTGCTGCATGCAGATGAAACACCGGTCACCATCATGCGGATGGGTGAGAATGATAAAAAACCGAAGAAAGGTTATGTCTGGGCCTATGCCACTACACAGTACAATCCAGTTCAGGCGGTGATCTATGACTTTCAGGATAGTCGTTCAGGCCAGCATGCTGCAGAGTTCTTGAAAGGCTGGCAGGGTTATCTAGTCTGTGATGATTACAGTGGTTATAAAGCACGCTTTAAATCAGGCCAGGTCATTGAGGTGGGCTGCATGGCCCATGCACGTCGTAAATTCCATGAACTGCATGTAACTGGGAAAAGTCAGGTCGCTGAACAGGCATTAGTGCTGATTCAGAAACTGTATGCGATAGAAGCAGAGCTCAGGAAAAAGACCGATGGTACAGCGGAAGACCGCCGCGAATACCGACAACAGCATAGTCAACCAGTGATGCAACAACTATATGAATGGCTCAACCAACATCATCTGACGGTGCCATCGAGTTCTCCCACCGCCAAGGCCATCAATTACACTCTGAAGCGTTGGCCAGCTTTAAGCCGCTATTTGGATGATGGCAATCTACCGATTTGCAATAATTGGGTAGAGAATCAAATGCGACCTTGGGCCTTAGGGCGCAAGAACTGGCTGTTTGCTGGCTCGCTGCGCAGCGGCCAGCGAGCGGCGAATATCATGACTTTAATCCAGTCAGCAAAGCTGAATGGCTTGGATCCGTATGCCTATTTAAGTGATGTGCTGAAAAGGCTGCCGACACATAAAGTGACCCAGATTGAAGAGTTACTGCCACACTGCTGGAAACCTAAATCGAATTAA
- the tnpB gene encoding IS66 family insertion sequence element accessory protein TnpB (TnpB, as the term is used for proteins encoded by IS66 family insertion elements, is considered an accessory protein, since TnpC, encoded by a neighboring gene, is a DDE family transposase.), which translates to MIRIDEIWLSTQPLDMRAGMDTVMAQIMKAFGSIKPHCAYLFCNKRGHRMKVLVHDGLGIWLCARRLEQGKFHWAKVHQGESVALSPEQLQALIQGLPWQRIGRQQVVTML; encoded by the coding sequence ATGATCCGCATTGATGAAATCTGGCTCTCCACCCAACCTCTGGATATGCGAGCAGGGATGGATACGGTCATGGCGCAGATTATGAAAGCCTTTGGCTCAATCAAACCGCATTGCGCCTACCTGTTCTGTAATAAACGTGGCCATCGTATGAAAGTGCTGGTACATGATGGACTGGGCATCTGGCTGTGTGCCAGGCGTTTGGAACAGGGAAAATTCCACTGGGCTAAAGTTCACCAAGGTGAAAGCGTGGCCCTCAGCCCGGAACAGTTACAGGCACTGATCCAAGGTTTGCCCTGGCAGCGCATTGGACGACAGCAGGTGGTGACGATGCTTTAA
- a CDS encoding transposase gives MNMDIYSATPPVAKKRRTYSKEFKLSIVNACKNPNTSIASVALQHSINANLVSRWIRIFSHHEGAVQDPTHVNPAFIALPYTAAISQPIDERITLCITVPHTNNDIQLKWQTSEIPALAELLKALAT, from the coding sequence ATGAACATGGATATATATTCAGCAACACCTCCTGTTGCTAAAAAACGCAGAACATACAGCAAAGAATTCAAACTCAGTATTGTCAATGCCTGCAAAAATCCTAATACCTCGATCGCTTCGGTCGCACTGCAACATAGTATTAATGCCAACCTTGTCAGTCGTTGGATCAGGATCTTCAGCCATCATGAGGGTGCCGTGCAGGATCCTACTCATGTGAATCCAGCATTTATTGCTTTGCCTTACACTGCTGCAATCAGCCAACCTATTGATGAGAGGATCACGTTGTGTATCACCGTGCCTCATACGAATAATGATATTCAGCTAAAATGGCAGACATCAGAAATACCTGCCTTGGCAGAATTACTCAAGGCACTGGCAACATGA
- the ltrA gene encoding group II intron reverse transcriptase/maturase: MTKPFNIPKALIWEAFKKVKENGGAPGVDHESIEQFEKHLKNNLYKLWNRLCSGSYFPPPVKAVPIPKKSGGVRILGIPTVADRVAQTAVKLLLEPKIDPLFHPNSYGYRPGRSAHDAIAIVRRRSWDYDWVVEFDIKGLFDNIDHDLLMRALKKHCEIPWILLYVQRWLKAPMQHINGHLLERNRGTPQGGVVSPLLANLFMHYAFDMWITKHLQSVRFCRYADDGVIHCRSLSQAKLVLQKIDARFRECGLELHPDKTKIVYCQDINRRKAYPDVQFTFLGYTFRPRKAVDKYKRVYVNFSPAVSRDALKTMRQTIRKWHLHLMCNRELSDLSAIFNPILQGWQQYYGRFHGSAMSAIWQHMNAYLIRWMRRKYKNLARHKRRARYALGRLARDFPNAFVHWKMGCLPSVG; encoded by the coding sequence ATGACCAAACCATTTAACATTCCTAAAGCGTTAATCTGGGAGGCATTTAAGAAAGTCAAAGAGAATGGTGGCGCTCCAGGCGTTGATCATGAATCTATTGAGCAATTCGAAAAGCATTTAAAGAACAACCTATACAAACTATGGAATCGACTTTGTTCTGGCAGTTATTTTCCACCGCCAGTTAAGGCTGTTCCGATTCCAAAGAAGTCAGGTGGCGTGCGTATACTAGGTATTCCAACAGTTGCAGATCGAGTCGCGCAAACAGCAGTTAAGCTCTTATTAGAGCCGAAAATTGATCCATTATTTCATCCAAACTCATATGGATATCGTCCGGGGCGTTCTGCCCATGATGCAATTGCGATAGTGAGGAGACGAAGTTGGGATTATGACTGGGTTGTGGAATTTGATATCAAAGGTCTCTTTGATAACATCGACCATGATTTACTCATGCGTGCACTCAAGAAACACTGTGAAATTCCATGGATTCTTTTATATGTGCAACGTTGGTTAAAAGCACCAATGCAACACATAAATGGCCATCTTTTAGAAAGGAATCGCGGCACACCACAAGGTGGTGTTGTGAGTCCTTTATTGGCGAATTTATTTATGCATTATGCTTTTGATATGTGGATTACGAAACATCTTCAAAGTGTACGGTTCTGCCGTTATGCAGATGATGGCGTAATTCATTGTCGGAGTTTATCTCAAGCCAAACTTGTTTTACAAAAGATCGATGCACGATTTCGTGAATGTGGACTCGAATTGCATCCAGACAAGACAAAGATTGTTTATTGCCAAGATATTAATCGTCGTAAAGCATATCCCGATGTTCAATTTACTTTTCTCGGGTACACGTTTAGGCCCCGTAAGGCTGTGGACAAGTATAAAAGAGTTTATGTAAATTTCTCTCCTGCAGTCAGTCGTGATGCACTTAAAACAATGCGACAGACTATTCGGAAATGGCATCTACATCTGATGTGTAATCGCGAATTAAGTGATTTATCTGCAATATTCAATCCAATTCTTCAAGGTTGGCAGCAATACTATGGTCGATTCCATGGTTCAGCAATGTCAGCGATCTGGCAACACATGAATGCTTATCTTATACGCTGGATGAGGCGTAAGTATAAAAACTTGGCCCGTCATAAAAGACGGGCTAGATATGCCTTAGGGCGACTTGCGCGTGATTTTCCAAATGCCTTTGTGCACTGGAAAATGGGATGTTTACCATCGGTTGGATAA
- a CDS encoding very short patch repair endonuclease, with translation MVDIVDVSTRSRMMAGIKGRNTKPEILIRKLLHKKGFRFRLHVKNLPGKPDIVLPKYKAVIFVNGCFWHGHKGCRLFKLPATRTEFWQEKIIKNQANDSKSINLLLENGWRVGIVWECSIRGATKDPDRVINIISEWLMSESSFIEVI, from the coding sequence ATGGTAGATATTGTCGATGTTTCTACCCGAAGTCGTATGATGGCGGGTATCAAAGGACGGAATACGAAACCCGAGATACTAATCCGAAAATTACTACATAAAAAAGGATTCCGCTTTCGTCTTCATGTAAAGAATCTACCAGGTAAACCAGATATCGTTCTGCCTAAATACAAGGCTGTGATTTTTGTAAATGGATGTTTTTGGCATGGTCATAAGGGTTGCCGTCTTTTTAAATTACCCGCCACCAGAACTGAATTCTGGCAGGAAAAAATAATAAAGAATCAAGCTAATGACAGTAAATCAATAAATTTATTGTTAGAGAATGGCTGGAGAGTAGGTATTGTCTGGGAATGTAGTATTAGAGGTGCGACCAAAGATCCAGATAGGGTAATCAATATTATTTCCGAATGGTTAATGAGTGAAAGCTCTTTTATTGAAGTAATTTAA
- a CDS encoding DNA cytosine methyltransferase — MKDNDILVIDLFSGPGGLGEGFASYIDNNKHPFKIGMSVEKDPHAHMTLTTRAFYRLAKQTGCLDGYYQYLNGNLTRDELFESYKEIYESAFQETLKGPSELGKDNDHIHAKVKELTENHYGPKILIGGPPCQAYSLAGRSRNAGNKNYVPEEDHRHFLYKEYLKVLSIAKPDVFVMENVRGILTAKVENQLIFPQILNDLQNPSEITGSEDCPSYRIYSLVEKTDDADNSTPVKLNYLIKSEEFGIPQARHRVILLGVREDIEHIPDILDKNIYPKVSVKEAIGDLPKLRSGLSKKDDSYYSWQQVVSSNAETLSALNNIGVDVNKTDLQPYKDLKRKETIHKYKSSNQLPDHLRKWILDPELNLVLNHETRGHMESDLLRYSFCALYGEQRGFSPKAENFPTKLAPQHQNWNSGSYNDRFRVQLAHKEATTITSHISKDGHYFIHYDPKQCRSLTVREAARLQTFPDNYIFEGNRTNQYTQVGNAVPPFLARQISTIVFSLLKKHYSDL; from the coding sequence ATGAAAGATAATGATATTTTAGTAATTGATCTATTCTCTGGGCCAGGTGGACTCGGCGAAGGATTCGCCTCTTACATAGATAATAACAAGCATCCTTTTAAAATAGGCATGTCTGTTGAAAAAGATCCACATGCTCATATGACACTAACTACAAGAGCGTTTTACAGACTTGCAAAGCAAACAGGCTGTCTAGATGGTTACTATCAATATTTAAATGGCAACCTTACAAGAGATGAACTGTTTGAATCATATAAAGAAATTTATGAATCAGCTTTTCAGGAAACCTTGAAAGGTCCTTCTGAATTAGGTAAAGATAATGACCACATTCATGCTAAAGTAAAAGAGCTAACAGAAAATCATTACGGACCTAAAATTTTAATCGGAGGTCCCCCTTGCCAAGCCTATAGTTTAGCTGGGCGTTCTAGAAATGCCGGCAATAAAAACTATGTTCCTGAAGAAGATCACCGCCACTTCCTTTATAAAGAATATTTAAAGGTTCTATCGATAGCAAAACCTGATGTGTTTGTTATGGAAAATGTGAGAGGGATTCTTACTGCCAAAGTTGAGAATCAACTCATATTTCCTCAAATTCTTAATGACCTGCAAAATCCTTCAGAGATTACGGGATCAGAAGATTGCCCTTCATATCGAATATATTCTCTTGTGGAAAAAACTGATGATGCTGATAACTCTACTCCAGTCAAGCTGAACTACCTGATTAAATCCGAAGAATTCGGGATTCCTCAAGCTCGACACCGAGTTATTCTGCTTGGAGTGAGGGAGGATATTGAACATATACCTGATATCTTGGATAAAAATATTTATCCTAAAGTTTCAGTTAAAGAGGCTATTGGTGATTTACCAAAACTACGAAGCGGGTTATCAAAAAAAGATGATTCTTATTATTCTTGGCAGCAAGTTGTATCAAGTAATGCCGAGACATTAAGCGCATTAAATAATATTGGTGTTGATGTTAATAAAACAGATCTCCAACCATATAAAGATTTAAAAAGAAAAGAAACTATTCATAAATATAAATCATCGAACCAGTTGCCAGATCATTTGAGGAAATGGATTCTTGATCCTGAACTGAATCTAGTTCTCAATCATGAGACAAGAGGACATATGGAGTCAGATCTGCTCAGATACAGTTTTTGTGCATTATATGGTGAACAGAGAGGGTTCTCACCTAAAGCTGAAAATTTCCCGACTAAGCTTGCTCCACAACACCAGAACTGGAATTCTGGGTCTTATAATGACCGTTTTCGTGTGCAGCTTGCTCATAAGGAAGCCACTACAATAACAAGCCATATTTCAAAAGATGGTCATTATTTCATTCATTATGATCCAAAGCAGTGTCGAAGTCTCACTGTAAGGGAAGCAGCAAGATTACAAACATTCCCCGACAATTATATATTTGAAGGAAACCGTACTAATCAGTATACGCAGGTCGGAAATGCTGTACCTCCATTTCTTGCTCGACAGATCAGTACAATTGTTTTCTCATTGTTAAAAAAACATTATAGCGATTTATAA
- a CDS encoding IS5 family transposase encodes MNKPAPKIYRTTNWPAYNRALINRGNITIWFDPATQWYAPSKGKQGRNQTYSDAAIQCCLMIKSLFRLSLRMVTGFVQSLIKLCGLNWTAPDYTTLCRRQKHIDIAISYQKSRDGLHLLMDSTGMKFLGEGEWKCKKHGPEYRRQWRKLHIGIDAKTLQIRAIELTTNNVSDSQVLGDLLDQIPQDERIDSVYTDGAYDTKQCRQVIADRQAHAVIPPGKNAKPWKDTKSSSLERNELLRTIKRLGRTLWKKWSGYHRRSLVETKMHCIKLLGEKLSARSFDSQVNEIHARVAVLNRFTELGRPLTQVTP; translated from the coding sequence ATGAATAAGCCCGCACCTAAAATCTACCGCACAACCAATTGGCCCGCATATAACCGAGCACTCATTAATCGCGGAAATATTACCATTTGGTTTGATCCTGCTACGCAATGGTATGCTCCATCAAAAGGCAAACAAGGGCGAAATCAAACCTACTCCGACGCAGCCATCCAATGCTGCTTAATGATTAAATCCTTATTCCGTCTGTCTTTACGTATGGTCACTGGCTTTGTGCAAAGTCTGATTAAACTTTGCGGATTAAATTGGACAGCACCAGATTACACCACGCTTTGTAGAAGACAAAAGCATATTGATATTGCGATAAGCTATCAGAAAAGTCGTGATGGGCTGCATCTACTCATGGACTCTACAGGCATGAAGTTTCTAGGTGAGGGCGAATGGAAATGCAAGAAACATGGACCTGAATATCGTCGCCAATGGCGTAAACTACATATTGGTATAGATGCTAAAACCCTTCAAATACGCGCTATTGAGCTCACAACAAATAATGTCAGTGATTCACAGGTACTTGGTGATTTACTTGATCAGATTCCACAAGATGAGCGGATTGACTCTGTTTATACCGATGGAGCTTATGACACCAAGCAATGCCGTCAGGTCATTGCAGATCGGCAAGCGCATGCGGTGATTCCACCTGGAAAAAATGCGAAACCATGGAAAGATACAAAGAGTAGCTCCCTAGAGCGAAATGAATTACTTCGAACAATTAAACGTTTAGGCAGGACACTATGGAAAAAATGGTCAGGCTATCATCGACGAAGTTTGGTTGAAACTAAGATGCATTGCATTAAATTATTAGGAGAGAAACTCAGTGCAAGGAGTTTTGATAGCCAAGTCAATGAGATTCATGCACGTGTAGCAGTCCTCAACAGATTTACGGAATTAGGTCGACCACTTACCCAAGTTACGCCTTAA
- a CDS encoding IS982 family transposase, with amino-acid sequence MFNSTELFCVIDDFFLKFEATYWKFLKQSHHCLRIRKAQLSISEIIFIAIWYKYSHFNNFKAFFTWLKEDKSHLFKYLPCYQRMIHLINMHQLALHALHVALMKDQATQYLWIDSTTLPVCKNQRIQRHKSLVQIASRGRSSMGWFYGCKLHIAMNQFGEIACSALSNGHVADIKMVEQLAEGLQAQLYADRGYISQQLKSRLKEQGIDLITYHRKNMKSIKLSASDEYHLKQRNKIETLFSLLKGQYNLVTSRARSVCGFLGGIYASLCAYQLSHRNKPTIRVIEWLA; translated from the coding sequence ATGTTCAATAGTACCGAATTATTCTGTGTAATTGATGATTTCTTTCTTAAATTTGAAGCAACCTACTGGAAATTCCTCAAGCAAAGCCATCACTGCTTAAGAATCCGAAAAGCGCAGCTGAGTATCTCTGAAATCATCTTTATCGCCATTTGGTATAAGTATTCTCACTTCAATAATTTCAAAGCCTTTTTCACCTGGTTAAAAGAAGATAAAAGCCATTTATTTAAGTACTTGCCTTGCTATCAAAGGATGATTCATCTGATCAATATGCACCAATTGGCCCTACACGCTTTACATGTGGCGCTGATGAAAGACCAAGCTACACAATATTTATGGATTGATTCAACAACTCTGCCAGTTTGTAAAAATCAACGTATTCAGCGTCATAAATCATTAGTCCAAATTGCATCACGTGGTAGAAGCTCAATGGGCTGGTTTTATGGCTGTAAATTACATATTGCGATGAATCAATTTGGTGAAATTGCCTGTTCTGCTTTATCAAATGGACATGTTGCTGACATTAAAATGGTTGAACAATTAGCTGAAGGTTTACAGGCGCAACTCTATGCCGACCGTGGCTACATCAGTCAACAATTAAAAAGCAGATTAAAAGAACAAGGTATTGATTTAATTACCTATCACCGAAAGAACATGAAGTCTATTAAATTATCTGCATCAGATGAATATCACTTAAAGCAGCGCAATAAAATAGAAACGTTATTCAGCTTATTGAAAGGACAATACAATTTAGTGACGAGTAGAGCACGTAGTGTTTGTGGATTTCTAGGAGGGATTTATGCTTCATTGTGCGCATATCAATTGAGCCACCGAAATAAGCCAACCATTCGAGTAATCGAATGGTTGGCTTAA